One window of the Tetragenococcus koreensis genome contains the following:
- a CDS encoding cyclase family protein: MSKITESILYLKEQKWIDLSHTVTPEMPYFQAFKPITENTLYTVKDDGFFAKEYALATQYGTHIDAPVHFSEGKRSLEELELKEFVLPMFVIHKEKEVTANHDYMLTVDDILAFEKEHGKIPADSFVAFSSGWSERWNDPASYYNLDENGQAHTPGWSVEALKFLHEKRNVKAIGHETLDTDPAIEEAKNGHLLGELYWLSMDNYQIEVMNNLAEVPAKGAAIVVGVPKIKSAPGFNIRAFAIVPEGNE; the protein is encoded by the coding sequence ATGAGCAAAATTACGGAAAGTATTCTTTATTTAAAGGAACAAAAGTGGATTGATTTGTCCCACACAGTGACGCCCGAAATGCCTTATTTTCAAGCATTCAAGCCAATTACTGAGAATACCTTATACACAGTAAAAGACGACGGCTTTTTTGCAAAAGAGTACGCGTTAGCTACACAATACGGTACGCACATTGACGCACCCGTTCATTTTTCTGAAGGAAAAAGATCACTAGAAGAATTAGAATTAAAAGAATTTGTTTTGCCAATGTTCGTTATTCATAAAGAAAAAGAAGTAACAGCGAACCATGATTATATGCTAACAGTAGATGACATCCTAGCTTTTGAAAAAGAGCATGGTAAAATTCCAGCTGACAGCTTCGTTGCTTTTTCGAGCGGTTGGTCTGAGCGATGGAATGATCCAGCTAGTTATTATAACTTAGATGAAAATGGTCAGGCCCATACACCGGGGTGGTCCGTTGAAGCATTGAAATTTTTACATGAAAAACGAAATGTAAAAGCGATTGGCCATGAGACCTTAGATACGGATCCAGCCATTGAGGAGGCTAAAAACGGTCATTTGCTTGGCGAATTATACTGGCTATCAATGGATAATTACCAAATTGAAGTGATGAACAATTTAGCAGAAGTTCCTGCCAAAGGGGCTGCAATTGTTGTAGGTGTACCAAAAATCAAATCAGCACCCGGTTTTAACATTCGAGCATTTGCGATTGTCCCAGAAGGAAATGAGTAA
- a CDS encoding ISL3 family transposase — protein sequence MSISHYTKEILDILDLNLTFEEDCFQKEAINGVICFVFYGQLSYRPQACFHCGEEDTACLMKWGFKEVTIQLNDVSEYKTLLKMKKQRFRCKTCGKTSIAETSVADRHCSIARRVKLAIAEKLAQPLSMSMVARLKHVSPTTVLRVLHSFQPKQLTPNTSLPEVLCFDEFQSVKRVSGAMSFIMMNGKTRQLLEIVANRQLPHLEAFFARYPREERAKVHYVVSDFYSPYASLVKALFPNAQLVIDRFHMSQHIGRAFQQQRKQVMNTFNRRQKEYKHLKKYWKLLQKKAWALDYKKRYWRPSFRDHLTEQEIVDRLLSYHSTLRQGYKIYQSFLSAFHKQDIERLDQLLKTDLSQLPDPFQPVVKTFRKYRQEIRLALTVPYSNGPLEGLNNHIKVLKRVAYGFHSFENFRQRIFLYRGKYFQPGPLPIQTKKSS from the coding sequence ATGTCCATCTCTCATTATACTAAAGAAATCCTAGATATCCTAGACTTAAATCTGACTTTTGAAGAAGATTGTTTCCAAAAAGAAGCCATTAACGGCGTCATTTGTTTTGTCTTTTATGGTCAGCTTTCTTATCGTCCACAAGCCTGTTTTCACTGTGGCGAAGAAGATACGGCTTGTTTAATGAAATGGGGATTCAAGGAAGTGACGATTCAGCTTAACGATGTGAGTGAATACAAAACCTTACTTAAAATGAAGAAACAACGTTTTCGTTGTAAAACTTGCGGGAAAACTTCTATCGCCGAAACCAGTGTCGCGGACCGTCATTGTTCGATCGCTCGACGCGTCAAACTCGCCATTGCAGAAAAATTAGCTCAACCCTTGTCGATGTCAATGGTCGCCCGGTTGAAGCATGTTTCGCCGACGACAGTTTTACGTGTGCTGCATAGTTTTCAACCTAAACAGCTAACCCCCAATACTTCCTTACCGGAAGTACTTTGTTTTGATGAATTTCAATCGGTCAAACGAGTTTCTGGTGCCATGAGTTTTATTATGATGAATGGGAAAACGCGGCAACTCTTAGAGATTGTCGCTAATCGACAACTGCCTCATTTAGAAGCCTTTTTCGCTCGTTATCCTAGAGAGGAAAGAGCCAAGGTGCACTATGTCGTTTCGGATTTTTACAGTCCGTATGCTTCCTTAGTTAAAGCCCTTTTTCCTAATGCGCAGTTAGTCATTGATCGTTTCCATATGAGCCAACATATTGGGCGAGCTTTCCAACAACAACGGAAACAAGTGATGAACACCTTTAACCGTCGGCAAAAAGAATATAAGCACCTCAAAAAATATTGGAAACTTCTACAGAAAAAAGCTTGGGCACTGGATTACAAAAAACGATATTGGCGGCCTAGTTTTCGGGATCATTTAACCGAGCAAGAGATTGTCGACCGCTTATTAAGTTATCATTCCACGCTTAGACAAGGCTATAAAATCTATCAATCGTTCCTTTCTGCATTTCATAAGCAAGATATCGAACGTTTGGATCAATTATTAAAAACCGATTTGTCTCAGCTTCCTGACCCGTTTCAGCCCGTAGTCAAGACCTTTCGCAAGTATCGACAAGAGATCCGGCTGGCTTTAACGGTGCCTTACTCTAATGGTCCTTTAGAAGGTTTAAATAATCATATTAAAGTCCTAAAACGAGTCGCTTATGGTTTCCATAGCTTTGAGAACTTTCGGCAACGGATCTTTTTATACCGAGGAAAGTATTTCCAACCCGGACCCTTACCTATACAAACTAAAAAAAGCAGCTAG
- the pgaC gene encoding poly-beta-1,6-N-acetyl-D-glucosamine synthase: MQIIYYLSSFLLYYPLVLSLFWLIGALFYYFLIERKKATLDYERPREGITFIISCFNEAETIAETVTNISTLSYPKKELIVINDGSQDDTAAVLLKLNEVYPFKFIDLKQNQGKANALNSGVKIAKYNYIMCVDADTTIDDPAPYYMIDNFYTYENIGAVTGNPRIRNKRSLLGKIQTVEFASIIGGIKRAQSMNGYINTISGVFTLLSKKALEDCNLWDIDMVTEDIALSWKMHLHNYVIAYEPHALCWMIVPETLRGLLKQRLRWAQGNQEVLVRDFTKVLKKKSIPFWFLFAEQLISLIWVFSIVFSIIFLLLNLNFLDYYFYEETLNIILASSFVLITVNIILFSAQLFIDSRYERKNMFYFLFLSWYPIFYWAINAVTNVFALPKALKREKGAYATWKSPDRGKVQR, encoded by the coding sequence ATGCAAATTATCTATTATTTATCCTCATTTTTACTTTATTACCCGTTAGTACTCTCTCTTTTTTGGTTGATCGGCGCTTTATTCTATTATTTTTTGATTGAACGTAAGAAAGCTACGCTTGATTATGAAAGACCTCGTGAAGGTATCACGTTTATTATTTCGTGTTTTAATGAAGCTGAAACAATCGCAGAGACTGTTACAAATATTTCAACCCTTTCTTATCCAAAAAAAGAGTTAATCGTTATTAATGATGGAAGTCAGGACGATACAGCTGCAGTTTTATTAAAATTAAATGAAGTTTATCCGTTTAAATTTATCGATTTGAAACAGAATCAAGGAAAAGCGAATGCTTTAAATTCAGGTGTAAAAATAGCAAAGTATAATTATATTATGTGTGTGGATGCAGATACAACCATTGATGATCCGGCGCCTTATTATATGATCGATAATTTTTATACTTATGAAAATATTGGCGCGGTTACTGGTAATCCAAGGATACGTAATAAGAGAAGCTTATTAGGAAAAATACAGACAGTTGAATTTGCCAGTATTATCGGAGGTATTAAACGAGCACAATCAATGAATGGATACATTAATACCATCTCCGGTGTATTTACCTTGCTTAGTAAAAAAGCACTAGAAGATTGTAATCTTTGGGATATTGATATGGTCACTGAAGACATTGCCTTGTCTTGGAAAATGCATTTACATAATTACGTGATTGCTTATGAACCCCATGCCCTGTGTTGGATGATTGTGCCTGAAACTCTTCGAGGATTACTTAAACAAAGACTTCGCTGGGCGCAAGGCAACCAGGAAGTCTTAGTGCGGGATTTCACAAAAGTGCTTAAAAAGAAAAGCATTCCATTTTGGTTTTTGTTTGCAGAACAACTGATTTCTCTTATATGGGTTTTCTCTATTGTTTTTTCGATTATTTTCTTACTATTAAATCTTAATTTTCTTGATTATTATTTCTATGAAGAAACGCTAAACATTATTTTAGCTTCAAGTTTTGTATTAATTACGGTTAATATTATTTTATTTTCAGCTCAGCTTTTCATTGACAGCCGTTACGAGCGAAAAAATATGTTTTATTTTCTTTTTCTAAGCTGGTATCCGATCTTTTATTGGGCAATCAATGCCGTTACCAATGTTTTTGCGTTACCTAAAGCCTTAAAAAGAGAGAAAGGAGCTTATGCGACATGGAAAAGTCCAGACAGGGGAAAGGTTCAAAGATAA
- a CDS encoding cation:proton antiporter: MEFIELIIIIAVLITFSNILTKMMPTVPIFFAQIFLGILLGLSKYGNEIDFKPEMFLVLIIAPLLFREGKNSDTRSIVQNFGPVLFLAFAGVLLTMSAVGFTLYAFFPSVPLAACLAFGAALGPTDAVAVGSLAGRLKMPEKVLHILEGEGLLNDASGVTAFQFAVSTLLTGAFSLLDASVTLLFSSMGGALVGIAVIWAKNRVIHFLERTASQDVISYLLIELLLPFVAYVLSELLGFSGIIAAVIAGVLQSKRQYRVTVFDAELANISANIWSTVGFTLNALVFLFLGIELSEVFRPVWSDRTYSNLQLVGMVLLIVAVIFFVRFLYIGLYYLVKERKHREKSPLRDLLLLTFGGVKGTISLATVFILPVSIHGIAFEQRALLLFLTACVIFISLLIGMVALPFFSEGEYEKPVDRGELEILQSVIRYLQIERSHKELSAMHIMAIETVIEQYRQRTFELMTEAMTESEQIKVQEVQGWFLAIEQGGLDDLYQKKKISEKSYRIYNRLLEYHELVGKRQFLSFSGFWLLTGRRIIRNIAHPKRYMIRKRRAKNRDYFNVDIEELKSIFVNNTILIRKRLKKEENDLDPQILSYLDNRRSLILKQLYKRDIIEPKAVENSNYYKEELINAYTFERQQIDTFEREEKINPLSANNYRQKVNLLESFTLQKQGK; this comes from the coding sequence ATGGAATTTATTGAATTAATTATTATCATCGCGGTTTTAATAACATTTTCTAATATTTTAACCAAAATGATGCCCACAGTTCCCATCTTTTTTGCGCAAATTTTTCTAGGTATTCTTTTAGGGCTATCAAAATATGGAAATGAAATTGATTTTAAGCCAGAAATGTTTCTGGTGTTGATCATTGCACCTTTGCTATTTCGTGAAGGAAAAAATTCAGATACACGTTCGATCGTTCAAAACTTCGGACCTGTGTTATTTCTGGCATTTGCAGGAGTGCTTTTAACAATGTCAGCAGTTGGATTTACACTTTACGCCTTCTTTCCCAGTGTACCTTTAGCGGCGTGCCTGGCGTTTGGAGCAGCACTTGGTCCAACGGATGCAGTTGCTGTTGGATCGTTAGCTGGGCGCTTAAAAATGCCAGAAAAAGTGTTACATATTTTAGAAGGAGAAGGATTGCTCAATGACGCTTCTGGTGTTACTGCCTTTCAATTTGCCGTTTCTACTTTACTGACTGGCGCATTTTCACTTTTAGATGCCTCCGTTACCCTTTTGTTTTCTAGTATGGGTGGAGCCTTAGTGGGAATCGCTGTAATCTGGGCTAAGAATCGAGTAATCCATTTTCTTGAACGAACTGCTTCACAAGATGTTATAAGTTATTTATTGATTGAATTATTACTTCCTTTTGTAGCTTACGTGTTATCAGAGCTGCTTGGATTTTCTGGTATTATTGCTGCTGTAATCGCAGGTGTTTTACAGTCAAAACGCCAATATCGAGTCACAGTCTTTGACGCCGAACTAGCTAATATTTCTGCGAACATCTGGAGCACTGTAGGATTTACGTTGAACGCGCTTGTTTTCCTTTTTTTAGGTATCGAGTTATCTGAAGTTTTTCGTCCTGTATGGAGTGATCGTACCTATTCAAACTTGCAGCTGGTTGGTATGGTTTTACTGATTGTAGCTGTAATATTCTTTGTTCGTTTCCTTTATATTGGTCTTTATTATTTAGTTAAAGAAAGAAAACACAGAGAAAAAAGCCCACTGCGTGATTTGCTTTTGTTGACATTTGGCGGAGTGAAGGGAACGATTAGTTTGGCAACAGTGTTCATTTTGCCCGTTTCCATTCATGGAATTGCTTTTGAGCAACGTGCTTTACTGCTTTTTTTGACTGCCTGTGTTATTTTCATTAGTTTGTTAATCGGTATGGTTGCTTTACCATTTTTCTCAGAAGGGGAATATGAAAAACCGGTTGATCGTGGTGAGTTAGAGATCCTACAATCTGTTATTCGCTATTTGCAAATAGAACGGAGCCATAAGGAATTATCTGCTATGCACATTATGGCAATTGAAACTGTTATTGAGCAATACCGCCAACGAACATTTGAATTGATGACTGAAGCCATGACTGAGAGTGAACAAATTAAAGTTCAAGAAGTACAGGGCTGGTTTTTAGCTATCGAACAAGGGGGCCTCGATGATTTATATCAAAAAAAGAAGATCAGCGAGAAAAGTTACAGAATTTACAACCGCTTATTGGAATATCATGAGCTTGTAGGTAAGCGACAGTTTTTAAGTTTCAGTGGTTTCTGGTTGTTAACCGGACGAAGGATTATACGTAATATTGCGCATCCTAAGCGATATATGATTCGTAAACGACGTGCAAAAAACCGTGATTATTTCAACGTTGACATTGAAGAATTAAAAAGTATTTTCGTCAATAATACCATTTTGATTCGCAAACGATTGAAAAAAGAGGAAAATGACCTCGATCCGCAAATTTTATCCTATCTAGACAATCGCCGCTCTTTAATTTTAAAACAATTATATAAACGGGATATTATTGAGCCTAAAGCAGTGGAAAATAGCAACTATTATAAGGAAGAGTTGATCAATGCCTACACCTTCGAACGTCAACAAATTGATACGTTTGAAAGAGAAGAAAAAATCAATCCACTGTCTGCAAATAATTATCGTCAAAAGGTGAATTTATTGGAATCTTTCACATTGCAAAAGCAAGGAAAGTAA
- a CDS encoding NAD(P)-dependent oxidoreductase, giving the protein MYQILTLGELSDRLQRRLNRVERFEFSSEFTHPAAIFVRSAQVADQFITEDLLVVGRAGSGVNNINVKACTKNGTMVFNTPGVNANAVKEVVLTSLLNSVRPIEKAADAVQTLTGENILEQAEQIRNNYIGSELVGKTIGILGLGAIGEQVARACFNLGMDVIGYARQPRNQNYFEQVYDLKDLLPRPDFVVILLPLTDETRGIFNSEAFSSMRKEAILFNFGRGEIVNNAALLSALANEQIKGYVSDFPSAELLQNPKIKLLPHMGGTTGKALQDGAMAAMHNMRDFLIYGTVRQSVNFPDIFLPFTAPTRLTIFYMDEPKIFSKISHKISAHNIEIDILASERYEGYVYTLIDLDEADLPKVREVTNELNQIPAIIRLRLLKNPNWAPTIYL; this is encoded by the coding sequence ATGTACCAAATTTTAACGCTAGGCGAACTTTCAGACAGATTACAACGGCGTCTAAACAGAGTAGAACGTTTTGAATTTTCATCTGAATTCACACATCCTGCAGCAATTTTTGTTCGGAGTGCGCAAGTTGCCGATCAATTCATTACAGAGGATCTTTTGGTTGTTGGACGTGCTGGAAGTGGTGTGAATAATATCAATGTTAAAGCTTGTACGAAAAATGGTACCATGGTTTTTAACACACCAGGAGTAAATGCGAATGCAGTCAAAGAAGTAGTGCTTACAAGCCTATTAAACAGTGTTCGTCCCATCGAAAAAGCCGCAGATGCTGTGCAAACTCTAACAGGAGAGAATATATTAGAACAAGCTGAACAAATACGTAATAATTATATCGGTAGTGAATTAGTAGGGAAGACCATAGGAATCTTAGGGTTAGGAGCTATTGGTGAACAAGTAGCACGAGCTTGCTTTAATTTGGGTATGGACGTCATTGGTTACGCTCGGCAACCGCGCAATCAGAATTACTTCGAACAGGTCTATGACTTGAAAGATCTTTTGCCGCGGCCGGATTTTGTGGTTATTTTATTACCGTTGACTGATGAAACAAGAGGGATATTTAACAGCGAAGCCTTTTCATCCATGCGTAAAGAGGCGATATTATTTAACTTTGGACGTGGTGAGATTGTCAATAATGCCGCATTACTTTCTGCATTAGCCAATGAACAGATAAAAGGGTATGTATCGGATTTTCCTAGTGCGGAGCTTTTACAAAATCCTAAAATTAAGTTATTGCCGCATATGGGCGGTACGACCGGAAAAGCGCTACAAGACGGCGCGATGGCTGCGATGCACAATATGCGCGATTTCCTAATTTATGGGACAGTACGGCAATCGGTGAATTTTCCGGATATTTTTCTTCCATTCACTGCTCCTACGCGCTTAACTATTTTTTATATGGACGAGCCCAAAATATTTTCGAAAATCTCTCACAAAATTTCCGCCCATAATATTGAGATCGATATTTTAGCCAGTGAACGTTATGAAGGTTATGTTTATACGTTAATTGATTTAGATGAAGCTGATTTGCCTAAAGTTAGAGAAGTAACAAATGAACTTAACCAAATACCGGCTATTATTCGTTTGCGCTTGTTAAAAAATCCCAATTGGGCACCGACCATTTATCTGTAA
- a CDS encoding HTH domain-containing protein: MQLSKRENYLIEILMKNNMMLTAHQLAEISSVSTKTIYRTVKKINEESAEGDIIISEIGKGFRLDYDKYLHLNTENKMTTKEKESLVRRNNIILKLLFKAPNSIRINDCGSRFCWTKVY; this comes from the coding sequence ATGCAGTTAAGTAAACGAGAGAATTATTTAATTGAAATACTGATGAAAAACAATATGATGCTTACTGCACATCAATTAGCGGAAATTTCGAGTGTTTCTACAAAAACAATTTATCGTACGGTAAAGAAAATTAATGAAGAATCAGCCGAAGGAGACATTATTATTTCTGAAATTGGGAAAGGATTTCGATTAGATTATGATAAATATTTACATTTAAATACAGAAAATAAAATGACAACTAAAGAAAAAGAATCGTTAGTACGTCGCAATAATATTATTTTGAAGTTGCTTTTTAAAGCTCCTAATTCAATCAGGATTAATGACTGTGGATCCAGGTTTTGCTGGACAAAAGTTTATTGA
- a CDS encoding chloramphenicol acetyltransferase — protein sequence MHIEMVNFKDNQPIIGKNTQMKDITFGDYVEIGEDNHLDNSYIGDYVYSGQHCYIQNSHLKRFISIAALVRIGPTNHPLNRPTQHLFGYNGEGYGFYPKDSEFLAERKQKVTTIGNDVWIGHGVVIQAGVTVGNGAAIASNAVVTKDVPPYAVVGGVPAKIIKYRFSEYIINAMQEIAWWNWDRETLEARYLDMRLPIEEFVKKYHQS from the coding sequence ATGCATATAGAAATGGTCAATTTTAAAGATAACCAACCCATTATTGGAAAAAATACACAAATGAAAGATATCACCTTTGGCGACTATGTAGAAATCGGCGAAGATAATCATTTAGATAATAGTTATATTGGCGATTATGTCTATAGTGGCCAACATTGCTACATTCAAAACAGCCATTTGAAACGCTTTATTAGTATCGCAGCCCTCGTAAGAATTGGTCCAACAAACCATCCTTTAAATCGTCCCACCCAGCACCTTTTTGGCTACAATGGCGAGGGATATGGTTTTTATCCTAAAGATAGCGAATTTTTAGCAGAACGCAAACAAAAAGTAACAACGATCGGCAATGATGTCTGGATTGGGCACGGTGTAGTCATACAAGCGGGTGTCACAGTTGGTAATGGCGCAGCTATTGCGTCCAATGCAGTGGTTACTAAAGATGTACCACCTTACGCAGTTGTCGGCGGCGTCCCAGCAAAAATTATCAAATATCGTTTTTCAGAGTATATTATTAACGCAATGCAGGAAATTGCTTGGTGGAATTGGGATCGAGAAACGTTAGAAGCAAGGTATTTAGATATGCGCCTGCCAATTGAAGAATTTGTCAAAAAGTATCATCAGTCTTAA
- the sufB gene encoding Fe-S cluster assembly protein SufB yields MAVETKSREYEYGFHDDVKPVYSSGSGLTEETVREMSRLKDEPQWMLDYRLRSLELFHKIPLPEWGPDLSGINFDDVVYYQRTSEKNTNSWDDVPDKIKDTFERLGIPQAEREYLAGAAAQYESEVVYHNMKDEFAKQGIIFTDTDTALREYPDLVKKYFASVISNSEHKFTALNGAVWSGGTFIYVPKGVHCEIPVQTYFRINGENAGQFERSLIIVDEGASIQYIEGCTAPNYSANSLHAASVEIVVKKDAFFRYTTIQNWSDNVYNLVTERGTVEENGTLEWIDGNLGSKVNMKYPCSILKGPHSKASVLSMAFANYGQHLDAGCKVYHNAPHTSSTLISKSVAKGGGKTDYRGQVSFGRNSAGSKSHIECDTILMDDESTSDTIPYNEILNNDVALEHEASVSKISEDQLFYLMSRGISEEDATAMIINGFMDPITKELPMEYAVEMNQLINMSMEGSVG; encoded by the coding sequence ATGGCAGTAGAAACAAAAAGCAGAGAATACGAATATGGGTTTCATGATGATGTAAAACCTGTTTATTCTAGTGGCAGTGGATTAACTGAAGAAACCGTTCGGGAAATGTCTCGGCTAAAAGATGAACCACAATGGATGCTTGATTACCGTCTACGCTCATTGGAATTATTTCACAAGATCCCGCTTCCAGAATGGGGACCTGATTTGTCAGGAATTAATTTTGATGATGTGGTTTACTATCAACGGACCAGTGAAAAAAATACGAATAGCTGGGACGATGTGCCAGATAAAATTAAGGACACTTTTGAACGTTTAGGTATTCCACAAGCAGAACGCGAATATTTAGCAGGTGCAGCAGCCCAATATGAATCAGAAGTAGTCTATCACAACATGAAGGATGAGTTTGCTAAACAAGGAATCATTTTTACTGATACTGATACTGCTTTGCGCGAATACCCTGACTTGGTAAAAAAATATTTTGCTAGCGTTATTTCTAACTCTGAACATAAATTTACAGCATTAAACGGCGCCGTTTGGTCTGGTGGTACGTTTATCTATGTTCCCAAAGGCGTTCACTGTGAAATCCCCGTTCAAACTTATTTTCGGATCAACGGTGAAAATGCGGGCCAATTTGAACGGTCATTAATTATTGTAGATGAAGGAGCCTCAATCCAATACATTGAAGGATGTACAGCACCCAACTATTCAGCCAATAGTCTTCATGCAGCAAGTGTTGAAATCGTCGTGAAAAAAGATGCTTTTTTCCGTTATACAACGATCCAAAACTGGTCAGACAATGTTTATAATCTGGTTACTGAAAGAGGAACGGTAGAAGAAAATGGAACACTAGAATGGATTGATGGTAACCTAGGTAGTAAAGTAAACATGAAATATCCATGTAGTATCTTAAAGGGCCCGCACTCTAAAGCTTCTGTATTATCAATGGCCTTTGCTAATTATGGCCAACATCTGGATGCCGGTTGCAAAGTCTATCACAATGCTCCGCATACTTCTAGCACGTTAATTTCAAAATCGGTCGCAAAAGGCGGGGGGAAGACAGACTATCGTGGGCAAGTGTCGTTTGGTCGCAACAGTGCAGGGTCTAAATCCCATATCGAATGTGATACGATCTTAATGGATGATGAGTCAACTTCTGACACGATTCCTTATAATGAAATTTTAAATAACGATGTGGCGCTAGAACACGAAGCCAGCGTATCAAAAATTTCTGAAGACCAGTTATTTTATTTGATGTCTCGTGGAATTAGTGAAGAGGACGCCACTGCGATGATTATTAATGGATTTATGGATCCTATTACGAAAGAATTACCGATGGAATATGCGGTCGAAATGAATCAATTGATCAACATGAGTATGGAAGGCTCTGTTGGATAA
- a CDS encoding acyltransferase family protein, with protein MVLVSFFISITYLANDAIFQYPFFNNDVNLLSWLFFYCLGTYIGYHYQTLKKLIKENQPLIVLMTILSFLPFIYFAEAYSAEILLLEPALLPYFACSFLLVYSISMSMVGLKQTLVQNIASYGSFILLFHPVITPFLFSFFGVLEEQTILLLFFGLLFILGMSLGVAEILDQYTLTRFALAKAILR; from the coding sequence ATGGTGTTAGTTAGTTTCTTTATTAGCATCACGTATCTTGCAAATGATGCTATTTTTCAATATCCTTTTTTTAATAATGATGTTAACTTATTAAGCTGGCTATTTTTTTATTGTTTAGGGACTTACATAGGCTATCATTATCAAACTTTGAAAAAATTGATAAAAGAGAATCAGCCGTTGATTGTTTTAATGACTATTTTGTCTTTTCTTCCGTTTATTTATTTTGCGGAAGCTTACAGTGCTGAGATTCTTTTATTAGAACCCGCGTTACTTCCTTATTTTGCTTGTAGCTTTTTACTTGTTTATAGCATTTCAATGAGTATGGTAGGATTAAAACAAACTCTGGTTCAAAATATTGCGTCCTACGGCTCTTTTATTTTGTTATTTCATCCAGTTATTACGCCATTTCTATTCAGTTTTTTTGGTGTTTTAGAAGAACAAACGATCTTACTCTTATTTTTTGGTTTACTCTTTATTTTAGGCATGTCACTCGGTGTCGCTGAAATTCTTGATCAATATACATTAACTCGTTTCGCATTGGCAAAAGCTATCTTAAGGTAG
- the icaB gene encoding intercellular adhesin biosynthesis polysaccharide N-deacetylase gives MKKKSKISLLAFIILGIFLFNNIEVEAKEGQTDPIERLDYEENSVLALNYHRVRDITWLDRFLLFFSNPYELKRYSVSTDEFQRQMNWLIDHDAQFLTLDELLKYKEAGQFPKRSVWISFDDMDHTIYDHAFPILKKLDIPATGFVITGQVGNSNFSDMKMINNKELTEMYQTGLWDFASHTDNLHYLDDKNRSLLVQEKYTSIYQDFQKSNQYLKEHWDIDNQALAYPYGGGNDTVSKALEKTGIKYGFTLEEKIITPDLNDQYLPRILINEDSFERLIESWKGFENNEDN, from the coding sequence ATGAAAAAGAAAAGTAAAATTAGTTTATTAGCTTTTATAATATTAGGTATATTTTTATTTAACAATATAGAGGTGGAGGCAAAAGAAGGCCAAACAGATCCCATTGAACGCTTGGATTATGAAGAGAACTCTGTGCTAGCTTTAAACTATCATAGAGTACGAGACATTACCTGGCTAGATCGTTTTTTATTATTTTTTTCCAATCCATATGAATTAAAACGTTACAGTGTTTCAACCGATGAGTTTCAACGTCAGATGAATTGGTTGATTGACCATGACGCTCAATTTTTAACCCTAGATGAATTATTGAAATATAAAGAAGCCGGACAATTCCCTAAAAGAAGTGTGTGGATTAGCTTTGATGATATGGACCATACGATTTACGATCATGCTTTTCCTATTTTGAAAAAATTAGATATACCCGCCACAGGATTTGTGATTACAGGTCAAGTCGGAAATTCAAATTTTAGTGATATGAAAATGATTAACAATAAAGAATTAACAGAAATGTATCAAACAGGTCTATGGGATTTCGCTTCACATACGGATAATTTACACTATCTAGATGATAAGAACCGCTCGTTATTGGTCCAAGAAAAATATACCAGTATTTACCAAGATTTTCAAAAAAGTAACCAATATTTAAAAGAGCACTGGGATATTGACAACCAGGCACTTGCTTATCCGTATGGCGGAGGTAACGACACAGTTTCAAAAGCATTGGAAAAGACAGGGATCAAATATGGCTTTACGCTAGAAGAAAAAATTATCACACCGGATTTAAACGATCAATACTTACCTCGTATTTTGATAAATGAGGATTCGTTTGAACGATTGATTGAGTCATGGAAAGGATTTGAAAACAATGAAGACAACTAA